CGCACTACGTGTCGCAGCCGCCGAACCCGAAGGCGACGCTGGCCCTCCTGAACCGGCTGGAAGACCTGATCGACATCCGCATCCCGCTCGGCGAACTGCCGGAGGACGCGCGGGCGTGGCAGGTGGGCGTGGACCAACTCGCCGCCGAGGACAGCGAGGTGGCGGAGTACGTCCAGACGCTGGAGGAGGCGCGGGACACGGCGGACCTGCCGGAGGCCTCCGGGGAGGCCATCGCCCGGGAGTTCGAGCGGTACCTGCGGCGGCGGGACGGCGGTCCCGGCCCGGCGGTGGCGGGTGACCCGGGGGACGGCTCCTACCTCCGCGATCCGTCGAGCGGTCGGCCGAAAGGCCCGCGCCGCAAACCGGACGCCTCCGGCGAGGACCCGGCCGACCCCCCGCCGGACGCCTCCGGCGAGGACACCCCGGACACGTAGCCCTCAATCGCCGGGCGGGCTGTCTTTGCCCTCAATCGCCGGGCAGGCTTGATTTGCCCGGCTCAGCTGCATACCTGAGCCGGGCAAAATCAAGCCTCGTCGGCGTTTGAGGCGCCCCCGGAGGGCATACGAGCCCGCGCGCCGCGCAAAGACCGCGGCCCCCCGCCCGGTGGGCGAGGGGCCGTGGGTTCGGGCCCGGAGGGCCAGGGTCAGAGGGCTACGCCCAGGAGGGCGTCCACCGTGCGCGAGACGAGGCCGGGCGCGGATTCGTCGGAGCCACCGGTGGCGATCTGCGCGTCGGCCCACCGGTCCACGGCCGCCAGCGCGGCAGGCGCGTCGAGGTCGTCGGCGAGGGCCTCACGGACCTCCTCGACGAGCGCGTCGGCCGCGATCCCGTCCGGCCGGGACACGGCGGCACGCCACCGCTCCAGCCGGGCCACCGCGTCGGCGAGCACCTGGTCGGTCCACTCCCAGTCGGACCGGTAGTGGTGCGAGAGCAGCGCGAGGCGGATCGCCGCCGGGTCGACCCCGGAGCGCCGCAGCGCGGAGACGAAGACCAGGTTGCCCTTGGACTTCGACATCTTCGCGCCGTTCAGCCCGACCATGCCCGCGTGCACATAGGCCTTGGCCATCGGGAACTCGCCCGTCAGGGCCTGCGCGTGCGAGGCGCCCATCTCGTGGTGCGGGAAGGCCAGGTCGGATCCGCCGCCCTGGATGTCGAAGCCCATGCCCAGGTGGTCCAGGGCGATGGCGACGCACTCGATGTGCCAGCCGGGCCGGCCGCGGCCCAGCGAGGCGCCGTCCCAGCTGGGCTCGCCCGGGCGGGCGGCCATCCACAGCATCGGGTCGAGCGGGTTCTTCTTGCCGGGGCGCTCGGGGTCGCCGCCGCGCTCGGCGGAGAGCAGCCGCATCGCCTCGGCGTCGAGGTGCGAGACCCCGCCGAAGTGGGGGTCGGACTCGACCGAGAAGTAGGTGTCACCGTCGAGCTCGTAGGCGGCGCCCGCGTCCCGGAGCCGCTCGACGAGCGGGACGATGCCGGGTATGGCTTCGACGGCGCCGATGTAGTGCTGCGGCGGGAGCATCCGCAGCGCGGTCATGTCCTCGCGGAACAGGGCGGTCTCGCGCTCGGCGAGTTCGGTCCAGTCGTGGCCGTCGCGCAGGGCCCGCTCCAGGAGCGGATCGTCCACGTCGGTCACGTTCTGGACGTAGTGCACCTGCCGCTTGGTGTCGAGCCACACGCGCTGCACGAGGTCGAACGCGTTGTAGGTCGCCGCGTGACCCATGTGGGTCGCGTCGTACGGGGTGATTCCGCAGACGTAGATACGGGCGACGGGACCGGGGGAAAGGGTGACCTTCCCCTGAGTCGAAGTGTCGTGGATCTGGAGGTCGCGGCCCTTGCCAGGCAGGGCGGGGACCTCAGAAGCGGGCCAGGCATGCATGTCTGGAGCCTAACCGGACGGGTGTTCCTCAAACGAACCGGACCTGCGCTCTTGGCGTGATCGACACCCTTGCGGTCCGGCCGGTTGTGTGCGTACGTGCGTACGCGGCCGGGGTCCGTGGTCAGACGGGCGGCCAGGGGATCGAGGGCCATTCCCCGGAGGGCCGGGGGTGCTCCCCGGTCCGCAGCAGATCCGCCACCCGGCCCCGTACGGCGTCCAGCTCGACCGGTGTGATCAGTTCCGCCAGTCGGGTGGCGAGCGGCGCTCCGTCGGCCAGCAGGAGCGCCAGGGAGGCGAGTACCGCGCGCGCCTCGGCGGTCAGCGGCTCCCCCGCCCAGCCCCAGAGCAGGGTGCGCAGTTTGTCCTCGGTGTGGAAGCTCACTCCGTGGTCGATGCCGTAGAGCCGGCCGTCGGGGGCGGGCAGCAGGTGGCCGCCCTTGCGGTCGCCGTTGTTGATCACGGCGTCGAGGACGGCGAGGCGGCGCAGCCGGGGGTCGTCGGCGTGCACAAGGAGCGCGGTGCGGCCTTCGCCGACCTCGGCGAGGGCGACGGGCTTCCATCCCTCCCCCGCTTCCTCTCCTTCGACCAGGGCGAGGAGGTTGCCTTCCGGTTCCTCCCCTTCCGCGGCCTCGATCCACTGCTGGACCATGCCCTCGCCGTAGGGGCCGTCGCGCAGCACGGTGGCCGGGATCAGGCCCCAGCCGGTGGCCTCGGAGACCAGGAAGGCGGCGCGCTCGCGCTGGGCGAGGTTGCCGTCGGGGAAGTCCCACAGCGGGCGCTCGCCCTTCACGGGCTTGTAGACGCAGTCCACGCTCACGCCGTCGTGGGTGACGGTGCACAGCAGGACGGCGTTGGAGGCCTCGCGGATCCGGCCCTGGACGGTCAGCTCGCCCCGGGTGAGCACGTCGAGGAGTCCCTCGGTCTGCGAGTCCCGGTCCCCCCGGCCTTCGTGGTCCTCTTGCGTCACGTCCTCGTCCCCCATCGCGCTCACGCCCCGCGCCGGTAGCCGTTCTGGCGCGGACAGACGTGCCCCTCGGGGTCCAGGGGCAGGCTGCACAGCGGGCACGGCGGGCGGCCCGCGTTGACGACGTCCAGGGCCCGCTTGGCGAAGGCGCGGGCCTGTGCTCCGGACAGGCGCACCCGCAGCATCGGCGGGCCGTTCTCCTCGTCCTGGAGCAGCCGCTCCTCGGCCTCGGCGAGGTCCTCGTCCGAGTCCGCGTCGAGTTCGACCAGGGCCTGCGCCTCGACGATCATGCGCTGTTCCTCGCCGTCCCAGGCCAGGGCCATGGTGCCGACGCGGAACTCCTCCTCGACGGGAGCGTCGAGCGGGGCCGTGTCCGCCGCCTCGGCGGGGGCGACGGCGGGTACCGGGGCATTGCCCCCGGTGCGCCGTACGACTTCGTCCAGCAGCTCGTCCATCCGCTCCGCGAGCGCCGCGACCTGGGTCTTCTCCAGGGACACGCTGGTCACGCGGGGGCCGGTGGAAGCCTGGAGGAAGAAGGTACGGCGTCCGGGCAGGCCGACCGTACCGGCCACGAAGCGGTCCGGCGGGTCGTAGAGGAACACCTGACGGGGCACGTCCAGTCTCCAGTCTCTGCGGCAGGGGGAGCTCTGCGCACGTGGGCTGTGCTCAAGTATCGGGGCCAGTCCACCCTACTGCGCCGTTCGATCACACTGCGCCCGCACCGCCTCCCACGACGGCGTTCCCGGCGTCTTCGGCGGCTTTGTCCGCGCTCGCCGCGCCACTCTGCGCCGCGGGCCGGGCGCCGAGGCCGCCGAACTCCCCGGTGTCGCCGAGCCGGAGCAGGAAGGGGCGGGTCGGCGTGTAGCGGATCACGGTGACCGAACAGGGGTCGACGTGGAGGCGCTGGAACAGGTCGAGGTGCATCCCGAGGGCGTCGGCGACCAGCGACTTGATGATGTCGCCGTGCGAGCACATCAGGTACGCGGCGTCGGCGCCGTGCTCCTCGTCGATGCGGGCGTTCCACTCGCGTACGGCGTCCACGGCGCGGGCCTGCATGGCGCGCATCGATTCCCCGCCGGGGAACGCGGCGGCGGAGGGGTGCTGCTGGACGATCCGCATCAGGGGTTCGTCGGAGAGTTCGGAGAGTTTGCGGCCGGACCACTCGCCGTAGTGGCACTCGCCGATCCGCTCGTCCGGATGCAGGGGCAGCTCCGGCCGGGCGGCGAGCAGCGGGGCGAGGGTCTGGCGGCAGCGCTCCAGCGGGCTGGTGACGGCGGCGGCGAGCGGCAGGTCCGCGAGCCGGCCGGGCAGGGCGGCGGCCTGTTCGGCGCCGCGCTCGTCCAGCTCGACCCCGGGGGTCCATCCGGCGAGCAGCCCTGCGGTGTTGGCGGTGGACCGCCCGTGTCGTACGAGGATCAGCGTGGCCATGCGGACAGGGTAAGCGCTCGGCGTGGTGTGCGGCCGGGGCCGGGTCAGGGAAGAATGCCCCGGGTGATTGTCGACTGCGCGATTTACCGGGACGGCCGCCGGACGGACGGGCCCGATGACTTCTCGGACGCCCTGGCCGAGGCCCGGGCCACCGGCGACGCCTTCCTCTGGGTCGGTATGCACGAGCCGTCGGAGAAGGAATTCGAGCACGTCAGCCAGGAGTTCGGGCTGCACGCGCTCGCCGTCGAGGACGCCCTCACGGCGCACCAGCGGCCGAAGCTGGAGGTGTACGACGATTCGCTGTTCGTCGTCCTCAAGCCGGTCCTGTACGACGACGCCACGGACACGGTGACCACGGGCGAGCTGATGGTCTTCATCGGGGACTCGTTCGTGGTGACGGTGCGGCACGGCGAGGGGGCCGCGCTGTCCGCGGTGCGCCACCGGCTGGAGCAGGAGCCTGACGTGCTCAAGCACGGGCCCACGGCGGTGCTGTACGCGGTGGCCGACGCGGTGGTGGACCACTACATCGACGTGGCGGCGGAGCTGCAGGCGGATCTGGAGGAGCTGGAGGCGGAGGTGTTCGCGCCGAACCCCTCGGACGCGAAGAACACCGCGGCGCGGATCTACGGCTTCAAGCGGCAGGTGCTGGAGTTCCGGCGGGCGACGAGCCCGCTGCTCCAGCCGATGGACCGGCTGGCCTCGGGGAACGTGCCGTTCGTGCACGAGCACTCTCGGCCGTTCTTCCGTGACGTGTCCGACCACTTGACGAAGGCGAACGAGTACATCGAGGGCCTGGACCGGCTGCTGTCGGACGCCCTGGCCGCGCACCTGGCCCAGATGGGGGTGCGGCAGAACGACGACATGCGCAAGATCTCGGCGTGGGCGGCGATGGCGGCCGTGCCCACGATGGTCGCGGGGATCTACGGCATGAACTTCGAGCACATGCCGGAGCTGAAGCAGGGGTGGGGCTACCCGGGCGTGGTGATCCTGATGGCGGTGCTGTGCGTGGGCCTGCACCGGATGTTCAAGCGGCGGGGCTGGCTGTAGCGACGGCCGTCCCCGCGCGGGGACGGCCCGCGCCGCCGGGGCCGCTGCCGCCGCCGAGCGCGCCGCGCCGCTCGGGCATCCGCAGGCCCACCATGCGGTGCCAGCCCGCGAAGCGCTCGTACGCGTACACGGAGCGGATCCCGGCGGCGAGCGCGGCGGACTTCGGGGCGGGCCAGCGCAGCAGCCGGCCCATGTGCGCCATCACGGCGAGGCTGACGTCGCGGTGGACCGCGATCTCGGCCAGCGCGCTCTGCCGCAGCACCCGCTGGATGGTGCGGCCGTGACCGCGGGCGGCGAGGCGCAGCAGTTCCTCGTGGCAGTAGGCGAGGTGGTTGTCCTCGTCGGCGCTGATCATGCGCACTGCCCGGCCGATCTCGGGGTGGTCCCCGAAGTACCGTACGAGCAGGTCCATCTGGTCGGCGGCGCGCTGTTCGGTGACCCGGCTGTGGGCGAGGTAGACGACGATGTCCCGCTCGGTCAGCGGTTCGGCGCGGCGCAGCTTCTCGTGGGCGAGGCCGATGCCGAGCCGCTCCAGCTTCATCGTGTAGTCGGTGTCGGCGGGGACGGTGACGGCGTGCAGTCCGCGGTGGCGCAGCAGGGCGTGGAAGATCCGGCCGTGCTTGTCCTCGTCGGCTCCGTGCCGGACGATCTTGGGCGCGAGGGTGCGCATGCCGTCGGGCACCAGCGCCGCGATCCGCGCGTTCTCCCAGCCGCCCTGTGACTCCCCGCTGGCGGCGATGGAGCAGAACAGCTGGAAGGAGTCGTCGTGGTCGAGGATCTCCGTGAACAGGCTGCGGGCAGAGAGCATGGGGCGCGGCACCTCCGGGGAAGCGGGACTTCACTCAAGTCCCGATCCCGGGGGCGGGCAACCGTAGGTAGCCCGAAGGGGTAGGTAGGGCCCGGGGCGTAACCCGCCGGGCCCCCGGCGCGTTGTTCGCTGTGCCGGCCGTGGCGGGGAAGACACCCCGAGCCCCCACCACGGCCGCAGGCTTGCGGTCACGGCATCAGGCGAGTCCGGCGCGCTCCAGGGCCTCGGTTCCGGTGCGCAGGGCGGTGACCCGCTCCTCCAGGGTGAAACCGGCCGGGGCCAGGGTCAGCGTGGTGACCCCGGCCTCCGCGTAGGCCGTCATCTTGTCCGCGATCCGCTCCACCGAGCCCAGCAGGGTGGTCGAGTCGATCAGGGAGTGCGGGATCGCGGCGGCCGCGCCCGGCTTGTCGCCCGCCAGGTACTTGTCCTGGATCTCGGCGGCTTCCTTCTCGTAGCCCATGCGCTGGGCGAGCTGGTTGTAGAAGTTCTGCTTCCGGCTGCCCATGCCGCCGACGTACAGGGCGGTGTAGGGGCGGAACATGTCGGCGAGGGCGTTCACGTCGTCGCCGACGGCGAGCGGGACGGTCGGGCAGACGTCGAAGCCGTCCATGGTCAGTCCGGCCTTCTCGCGGCCCGCCCGGATGTGGGTGAGCGCGGTGGCCTCCAGGTGCTCGGCGGCCGGGAAGATGAGGAGCGCGCCGTCGGCGATCTCGCCGGTCTGCTCCAGGTTCTTGGGGCCGATGGCCGCGATGTAGAGCGGGATGTGCTCGCGCTCGGGGTGCACGGTGAGCTTGAGGGGCTTGCCGGGGCCGCCGGGCAGCGGCAGGGTCCAGTGCTCGCCGTCGTGCGTGAGGCGTTCGCGGCTCATGGCCTTGCGGACGATCTCCACGTACTCGCGGGTGCGGGCCAGCGGCTTGTCGAACTTCACGCCGTACCAGCCCTCGGAGACCTGCGGTCCGGAGACGCCGAGGCCCAGGCGGAAGCGGCCGCCGGAGAGGGAGTCGAGGGTGGCGGCGGTCATCGCGGTCATCGCGGGCTGGCGGGCCGGGATCTGGAGGATCGCGGAGCCGATGTCGATGCGCTCGGTCTGGGCGGCGACCCAGGCCAGGACCGTGGGGGCGTCGGAGCCGTAGGCCTCGGCGGCCCAGCACACGTCGTAGCCGAGGCGGTCCGCCTCCTGGGCGACGGCCAGGTTGTCGGCGTCCATGCCCGCGCCCCAGTAGCCGAGATTGATGCCGAGCCGCATGTCGTCCCCTTTTAAGCCGGTACACGTCTGTACTGACGTCTGTACTGA
This is a stretch of genomic DNA from Streptomyces sp. NBC_00536. It encodes these proteins:
- the mshC gene encoding cysteine--1-D-myo-inosityl 2-amino-2-deoxy-alpha-D-glucopyranoside ligase, producing MHAWPASEVPALPGKGRDLQIHDTSTQGKVTLSPGPVARIYVCGITPYDATHMGHAATYNAFDLVQRVWLDTKRQVHYVQNVTDVDDPLLERALRDGHDWTELAERETALFREDMTALRMLPPQHYIGAVEAIPGIVPLVERLRDAGAAYELDGDTYFSVESDPHFGGVSHLDAEAMRLLSAERGGDPERPGKKNPLDPMLWMAARPGEPSWDGASLGRGRPGWHIECVAIALDHLGMGFDIQGGGSDLAFPHHEMGASHAQALTGEFPMAKAYVHAGMVGLNGAKMSKSKGNLVFVSALRRSGVDPAAIRLALLSHHYRSDWEWTDQVLADAVARLERWRAAVSRPDGIAADALVEEVREALADDLDAPAALAAVDRWADAQIATGGSDESAPGLVSRTVDALLGVAL
- a CDS encoding SCO1664 family protein, coding for MSAMGDEDVTQEDHEGRGDRDSQTEGLLDVLTRGELTVQGRIREASNAVLLCTVTHDGVSVDCVYKPVKGERPLWDFPDGNLAQRERAAFLVSEATGWGLIPATVLRDGPYGEGMVQQWIEAAEGEEPEGNLLALVEGEEAGEGWKPVALAEVGEGRTALLVHADDPRLRRLAVLDAVINNGDRKGGHLLPAPDGRLYGIDHGVSFHTEDKLRTLLWGWAGEPLTAEARAVLASLALLLADGAPLATRLAELITPVELDAVRGRVADLLRTGEHPRPSGEWPSIPWPPV
- a CDS encoding DUF3090 domain-containing protein, which codes for MPRQVFLYDPPDRFVAGTVGLPGRRTFFLQASTGPRVTSVSLEKTQVAALAERMDELLDEVVRRTGGNAPVPAVAPAEAADTAPLDAPVEEEFRVGTMALAWDGEEQRMIVEAQALVELDADSDEDLAEAEERLLQDEENGPPMLRVRLSGAQARAFAKRALDVVNAGRPPCPLCSLPLDPEGHVCPRQNGYRRGA
- a CDS encoding histidine phosphatase family protein; protein product: MATLILVRHGRSTANTAGLLAGWTPGVELDERGAEQAAALPGRLADLPLAAAVTSPLERCRQTLAPLLAARPELPLHPDERIGECHYGEWSGRKLSELSDEPLMRIVQQHPSAAAFPGGESMRAMQARAVDAVREWNARIDEEHGADAAYLMCSHGDIIKSLVADALGMHLDLFQRLHVDPCSVTVIRYTPTRPFLLRLGDTGEFGGLGARPAAQSGAASADKAAEDAGNAVVGGGAGAV
- the corA gene encoding magnesium/cobalt transporter CorA, whose product is MPRVIVDCAIYRDGRRTDGPDDFSDALAEARATGDAFLWVGMHEPSEKEFEHVSQEFGLHALAVEDALTAHQRPKLEVYDDSLFVVLKPVLYDDATDTVTTGELMVFIGDSFVVTVRHGEGAALSAVRHRLEQEPDVLKHGPTAVLYAVADAVVDHYIDVAAELQADLEELEAEVFAPNPSDAKNTAARIYGFKRQVLEFRRATSPLLQPMDRLASGNVPFVHEHSRPFFRDVSDHLTKANEYIEGLDRLLSDALAAHLAQMGVRQNDDMRKISAWAAMAAVPTMVAGIYGMNFEHMPELKQGWGYPGVVILMAVLCVGLHRMFKRRGWL
- a CDS encoding ferritin-like domain-containing protein yields the protein MLSARSLFTEILDHDDSFQLFCSIAASGESQGGWENARIAALVPDGMRTLAPKIVRHGADEDKHGRIFHALLRHRGLHAVTVPADTDYTMKLERLGIGLAHEKLRRAEPLTERDIVVYLAHSRVTEQRAADQMDLLVRYFGDHPEIGRAVRMISADEDNHLAYCHEELLRLAARGHGRTIQRVLRQSALAEIAVHRDVSLAVMAHMGRLLRWPAPKSAALAAGIRSVYAYERFAGWHRMVGLRMPERRGALGGGSGPGGAGRPRAGTAVATASPAA
- a CDS encoding LLM class F420-dependent oxidoreductase produces the protein MRLGINLGYWGAGMDADNLAVAQEADRLGYDVCWAAEAYGSDAPTVLAWVAAQTERIDIGSAILQIPARQPAMTAMTAATLDSLSGGRFRLGLGVSGPQVSEGWYGVKFDKPLARTREYVEIVRKAMSRERLTHDGEHWTLPLPGGPGKPLKLTVHPEREHIPLYIAAIGPKNLEQTGEIADGALLIFPAAEHLEATALTHIRAGREKAGLTMDGFDVCPTVPLAVGDDVNALADMFRPYTALYVGGMGSRKQNFYNQLAQRMGYEKEAAEIQDKYLAGDKPGAAAAIPHSLIDSTTLLGSVERIADKMTAYAEAGVTTLTLAPAGFTLEERVTALRTGTEALERAGLA